From Micromonospora rhizosphaerae, the proteins below share one genomic window:
- a CDS encoding ABC transporter permease — MTFFEYLESRRDLLVAQTIEHATIVLMAVALATLIGMSIAVLTYRHRRARGIAVAIAAAVLTIPSFALLGLLITPLGLGYLPALVALTLYALLPITRNTVVGLTEIDPALTEAARGIGMSWVRMLCTVEIPLAWPVILAGIRVSTQMTMGIAAIAAYVGGPGLGNQIFSGLANLGGVNSLNQALIGTLGVVVLALVLDLCLGLLGVLTRGRRSALSRSTAPSPAEQPDSVTTLAGAPSLPAPSTTQGGQR; from the coding sequence ATGACCTTCTTCGAATATCTGGAGAGCCGCCGCGACCTGCTGGTCGCCCAGACAATTGAGCACGCCACGATCGTGCTGATGGCGGTAGCGCTGGCGACGCTCATCGGCATGTCCATCGCCGTTCTCACCTACCGCCACCGTCGCGCCCGGGGAATCGCCGTCGCGATCGCCGCAGCTGTGCTGACCATTCCTTCGTTCGCGTTGCTCGGCCTGTTGATCACACCGCTGGGCTTGGGGTACCTTCCCGCGCTGGTCGCGCTGACCCTGTACGCCCTGTTGCCGATCACCCGTAACACGGTGGTGGGACTGACCGAGATCGACCCCGCGCTGACCGAAGCGGCTCGCGGCATCGGGATGAGCTGGGTGCGGATGCTGTGCACGGTCGAGATACCGCTGGCATGGCCGGTCATCCTGGCGGGTATCCGCGTCTCCACCCAGATGACGATGGGCATCGCGGCGATCGCCGCGTACGTCGGCGGCCCGGGCCTGGGTAACCAGATCTTCTCGGGCCTGGCCAACCTCGGCGGCGTCAACTCGCTGAACCAGGCCCTAATCGGCACCCTCGGAGTGGTCGTCCTCGCCCTCGTCCTGGACCTCTGCCTGGGCCTGCTCGGTGTGCTGACCCGGGGCCGCCGGTCTGCCCTCTCTCGGTCAACCGCGCCGTCCCCCGCCGAGCAGCCGGACTCCGTCACGACGCTGGCCGGCGCACCGTCCCTCCCGGCTCCGTCCACCACCCAGGGAGGTCAACGATGA
- a CDS encoding cupin domain-containing protein, translating into MTAEDEVNGLLAGVFPAGTAPSRLAVYDWSGPDGLPGGSAHAHLACTEGYVVVGGRGRLQTLSSSGFAETPLDAQTVAWFEPGVIHRLVNDGDLRIVVLMQNSGLPEAGDCVLTFPPDRLADPSAYQEVASISDAADAEAAARRRKDLSVEGFLQLREKVASEGPRALEDFYRAAVALTASRRKQWHDVWSNGALVAARTTGRQLDALDGGQTDHLYGGRLHIEGYPADRRFGMCGRLETYNGTPRGRRGS; encoded by the coding sequence ATGACCGCCGAGGACGAGGTCAACGGGCTCCTCGCCGGCGTCTTCCCCGCCGGCACTGCCCCTTCCCGGCTCGCCGTCTACGACTGGTCCGGCCCCGACGGCCTTCCCGGTGGCTCCGCGCACGCCCACCTCGCCTGCACTGAGGGATACGTCGTCGTGGGCGGGCGCGGACGGCTGCAGACGCTGAGCTCCAGCGGCTTCGCTGAGACCCCCCTGGACGCTCAGACGGTCGCATGGTTCGAGCCAGGAGTCATCCACCGGCTGGTGAACGACGGTGACCTGCGCATCGTGGTCCTGATGCAGAACAGCGGACTGCCCGAGGCCGGGGACTGCGTACTGACCTTCCCACCCGATCGTCTTGCTGACCCTTCTGCCTACCAGGAGGTTGCTTCGATCTCCGACGCGGCGGACGCCGAGGCGGCGGCCCGCAGGCGCAAAGACCTCTCGGTCGAGGGTTTCCTGCAGCTGCGCGAGAAGGTCGCCTCCGAGGGTCCGCGCGCGCTGGAGGACTTCTACCGCGCGGCCGTTGCCCTGACCGCCTCGCGACGGAAACAATGGCACGACGTCTGGTCTAACGGTGCGCTAGTCGCTGCGCGAACCACCGGCAGACAACTCGACGCGCTGGACGGCGGGCAGACGGATCACCTATACGGCGGGCGTCTGCACATCGAGGGCTACCCGGCCGACCGCCGTTTCGGCATGTGCGGGCGGCTCGAGACGTACAACGGAACGCCGCGCGGCCGGCGGGGCTCATAA
- a CDS encoding zinc-dependent alcohol dehydrogenase yields the protein MIAQTLISHHIGEMALEPYELPDLLPPDGIRVEAAVTTISPGTEVANYLGTTTQRTPESTEAYVPGYSFAGTVLAVGSQHTRFAPGDRICGPLPHASHAVEARPERLARMTKIPDGVSFRDASFTQLGCIALNGVRRARIEMGQSVAIVGAGLVGLLAGRLARLDGAWPLVSLDLVPGRRALSARYGAHLALDPRDPDTRDRLEAVAPGGFQVVIEATGSPQAFLPSLALAHKGGRIVLLGSTRGAVTNFDPYADVHVRGLDLVAAHVSSTPTAGANEGPWTEAANRAFLLSLIEHGELDINPLVTHTIAPKEAPDAFAALADRSADHLGVVIDWAGQR from the coding sequence ATGATCGCTCAAACCCTCATATCCCACCACATCGGAGAGATGGCGCTAGAGCCGTACGAGCTTCCCGACCTACTCCCACCCGACGGCATCCGCGTTGAGGCCGCCGTCACCACCATCAGCCCCGGCACCGAGGTCGCGAACTACCTCGGGACGACGACCCAACGCACCCCCGAGTCCACCGAGGCCTACGTGCCAGGCTATTCGTTCGCCGGGACCGTGCTCGCCGTCGGGTCACAGCACACCCGCTTCGCGCCCGGTGACCGAATCTGCGGCCCGCTCCCACACGCGTCGCACGCGGTGGAGGCCAGGCCCGAGCGCCTCGCCCGGATGACGAAGATTCCCGACGGCGTCAGCTTCCGGGACGCCTCTTTCACCCAGTTGGGCTGCATCGCACTGAACGGTGTGCGTCGTGCCCGCATTGAAATGGGGCAAAGTGTCGCCATCGTCGGCGCCGGGCTGGTCGGTCTACTGGCCGGCCGGCTCGCGCGGCTCGACGGCGCGTGGCCGCTTGTCTCGCTGGACCTGGTGCCCGGGCGGCGGGCTTTGTCCGCGCGCTACGGCGCCCACTTGGCCCTGGACCCGCGCGATCCGGACACCAGAGACCGGCTCGAAGCGGTCGCGCCGGGTGGCTTCCAGGTAGTCATCGAGGCCACCGGGTCGCCCCAAGCCTTCCTGCCGTCACTCGCTCTCGCTCACAAAGGCGGTCGCATCGTGCTCCTTGGCAGCACGCGTGGCGCGGTCACCAACTTCGACCCCTATGCCGACGTGCACGTTCGCGGACTCGACCTCGTGGCCGCACACGTCTCCAGCACCCCCACCGCAGGTGCCAATGAGGGGCCATGGACAGAAGCGGCGAACCGCGCCTTCCTGCTGTCGCTCATCGAACACGGCGAACTGGACATCAATCCGCTCGTGACCCACACCATCGCCCCCAAGGAGGCGCCGGACGCCTTCGCCGCGCTTGCGGACCGATCGGCCGACCACCTCGGCGTCGTCATCGACTGGGCCGGGCAACGATGA
- a CDS encoding MGH1-like glycoside hydrolase domain-containing protein yields MTAIGLQARAGATTGGYALSSEDLRRTAVATLVRNWRGRSTVPTPSLYPHQWSWDSAFNAVGWAHVSPRRAWTELSALLGAQWRDGRVPQIVFDPAVAEDAYFPGPWFWRPLPADGPPRGVVTSGLVQPPVHAGAALTVARRSPGPESAAALRRLYPRLVRWHDYLWSRRRAPEVGLVAIVHPWESGLDNSPTWDAPLRAVPARNVTEVAGHRRDLLHAGSAHRPTHDDYARYVLLVRDYRDGGYRDTHHSLRFYVVDPLMNAVLAWSERALAAIARIVGADPQPHLDRAREITQLMQEHLWSPAAGCFTAMDALTGAPIRTRTVGGLAPLLLPDLDAAIRETLVATLTGPAFGLGDGVRGVPSYDLTAPDLDRQRYWRGPTWASTNWLVWQGLQTAERHDLAGRLAADMVGLVAAAGLREYFDPITGAGLGGTDFTWTAAVLLDMLPPPSAATATNPIQIGP; encoded by the coding sequence ATGACGGCGATCGGGCTGCAAGCTCGGGCAGGCGCGACGACGGGCGGCTACGCGCTGTCGTCCGAGGACTTGCGGCGCACCGCCGTGGCGACGCTGGTCCGCAACTGGCGTGGCCGGTCCACCGTGCCGACCCCCTCTCTCTACCCCCATCAATGGAGCTGGGACTCCGCGTTCAATGCGGTTGGCTGGGCGCACGTTTCGCCGCGCCGCGCCTGGACTGAACTATCCGCCCTCCTGGGCGCTCAGTGGCGCGACGGTCGCGTACCCCAGATCGTCTTCGACCCAGCCGTAGCGGAGGACGCGTACTTCCCCGGTCCGTGGTTCTGGCGGCCGCTGCCTGCGGATGGCCCGCCGCGCGGCGTCGTGACCAGCGGGCTCGTGCAGCCGCCGGTGCACGCCGGCGCCGCACTTACGGTCGCGCGCCGATCTCCCGGCCCGGAGTCCGCCGCGGCGCTGCGGCGGCTCTACCCCCGGCTGGTGCGCTGGCACGACTACCTGTGGTCCCGACGCCGCGCACCAGAGGTCGGTCTGGTCGCGATCGTGCACCCGTGGGAGTCCGGTCTGGACAACAGCCCGACATGGGACGCACCTCTTCGTGCCGTACCGGCGCGGAACGTTACCGAGGTCGCCGGCCACCGGCGCGACCTGCTGCATGCCGGGTCCGCGCATCGTCCCACCCACGACGATTACGCACGCTACGTCCTGCTCGTCCGCGATTACCGCGACGGCGGATACCGCGATACGCACCACTCGCTGCGGTTCTACGTGGTCGACCCGCTGATGAACGCTGTCCTGGCATGGTCGGAGCGCGCCCTGGCCGCGATTGCCCGCATCGTCGGGGCCGACCCGCAGCCGCACCTCGACCGAGCCCGTGAGATCACCCAGCTCATGCAGGAGCACTTGTGGTCCCCCGCCGCCGGCTGTTTCACCGCAATGGACGCCCTGACCGGTGCGCCAATCCGCACCCGCACGGTCGGCGGGCTGGCGCCGCTGCTGCTGCCCGACCTGGACGCGGCCATCCGCGAAACGCTCGTGGCGACGCTGACCGGGCCGGCCTTCGGCCTAGGGGACGGCGTCCGCGGTGTACCGAGCTACGACCTCACGGCACCGGATCTTGACCGGCAGCGCTACTGGCGCGGGCCTACGTGGGCGAGCACCAACTGGCTGGTGTGGCAAGGCCTACAGACCGCGGAACGGCACGACCTCGCCGGCCGGCTGGCGGCAGACATGGTCGGCCTGGTCGCCGCCGCCGGACTACGGGAGTACTTCGACCCCATCACCGGCGCAGGCCTCGGCGGCACCGACTTCACCTGGACTGCCGCTGTACTTCTGGACATGCTGCCCCCGCCGTCCGCGGCGACCGCCACCAACCCCATCCAGATTGGACCGTGA
- a CDS encoding sugar phosphate isomerase/epimerase family protein: MTGQVNEPPLTERISCQEQLLPGTSLQQKWEAAQQAGFNAIELRGKGDLAFEGRRLELQRAVADGVVMPTVCVEMLHFIGDFDEERRRDAVRQMRSQLSMIAAIGGEMAITPASYGQFSRRLPPFEPPRRPEDDRAVLLEALAELGEHAEREGVVLGLEPLNRYENHMVNTLADAVSLCKEIGLPSVRVAADTYHMNIEEADPAEALLDAAPWLGHVQVSDSNRLEPGGGHVDWSLLLSTLNAIAYPGWLAFECRLSGDATEVLPRSVSMLRRAAS, from the coding sequence ATGACCGGCCAGGTGAACGAGCCACCACTAACCGAGCGGATCAGCTGCCAGGAGCAACTGCTGCCTGGCACGTCGCTGCAGCAGAAGTGGGAGGCTGCCCAGCAGGCGGGGTTCAACGCGATCGAGCTGCGTGGCAAGGGCGACCTGGCCTTCGAGGGCCGGCGTCTGGAACTGCAGCGCGCGGTGGCAGACGGCGTCGTCATGCCGACGGTGTGCGTGGAGATGCTGCACTTCATCGGCGACTTCGACGAGGAGCGCCGGCGCGACGCCGTACGCCAGATGCGCTCACAGCTGAGCATGATCGCCGCGATTGGCGGCGAGATGGCGATAACACCGGCCTCCTACGGCCAGTTCTCCCGCCGTCTGCCGCCCTTCGAACCGCCGCGCAGGCCGGAGGACGATCGCGCGGTCCTGCTCGAGGCACTCGCGGAGCTGGGCGAGCACGCGGAACGCGAGGGCGTGGTGCTGGGGCTCGAGCCGCTGAACCGGTACGAGAATCACATGGTCAACACCCTGGCCGACGCCGTGTCGCTGTGCAAAGAAATCGGGCTGCCGTCGGTGCGCGTCGCGGCAGACACCTACCACATGAACATCGAAGAAGCCGACCCCGCGGAAGCGCTGCTCGACGCCGCACCATGGTTGGGCCACGTTCAGGTGTCGGACTCCAACCGGCTCGAGCCGGGCGGAGGCCACGTCGACTGGTCACTGCTGTTAAGCACGCTGAACGCCATCGCGTATCCCGGCTGGCTGGCCTTCGAGTGCCGGCTCTCCGGCGACGCCACCGAGGTGCTGCCGCGCTCGGTCTCTATGCTCCGGCGCGCGGCCTCATGA
- a CDS encoding ABC transporter substrate-binding protein, with amino-acid sequence MRARYVIAASAVLTFLAGCTTSAPAGNDGGKDQGTAKSITMWTTEDVQERVEATKAIAAKFEASTGIKVNVVAIAEDQFDQVITTAAAEGKLPDLVAALNPAGVQSLAVNELLDTQTPGEIVKDLGENTFSPGALKLTQDKGRQLAVPSDAWSQLLFYRKDLFAKAGLAAPDSFDKITAAASRLNTGGTAGIALATTPGDGFTQQSFEYFALGNGCQMVDANRKVTLDSPQCVNTFRFYNDLASKYSLKGNQDVDTTRANYFAGKTAMVVWSSFLLDELAGLRNDALPTCPECKADPTFLAKNTGVIGPVSGPDGQPAQFGQVVSWAITRDANKPATKKFVEYMMNDGYADWLALAPEGKVPVRKGTADDPQKFVKAWGGLTAGVDKKMPLSSIYSADVINSILSGPDRFDRWGFPQGQGALVGATLGELPVPKAINAMVNGGSPEKAGKDATAAVEEIAKSLK; translated from the coding sequence ATGCGCGCGAGATACGTCATCGCCGCTAGTGCTGTCCTTACGTTTCTCGCGGGGTGCACCACCAGCGCGCCTGCAGGCAACGACGGCGGTAAGGACCAGGGCACCGCAAAGTCGATCACCATGTGGACCACAGAGGACGTCCAGGAGCGGGTCGAGGCCACTAAGGCGATCGCCGCAAAATTTGAAGCCAGCACTGGGATCAAGGTCAACGTCGTCGCCATTGCTGAGGATCAGTTCGACCAGGTGATCACTACGGCCGCGGCTGAGGGCAAGCTGCCGGACCTCGTGGCGGCGCTGAATCCGGCGGGCGTTCAGTCGCTCGCCGTCAACGAACTTCTCGACACGCAGACTCCCGGGGAGATCGTCAAGGATCTCGGCGAGAACACGTTCTCCCCTGGCGCGCTCAAACTCACCCAGGACAAGGGGCGTCAGCTAGCGGTTCCCAGCGACGCGTGGTCGCAGCTCCTCTTCTACCGCAAGGATCTCTTCGCCAAGGCCGGGCTTGCCGCACCGGACAGCTTCGACAAGATCACGGCGGCAGCCTCGCGCCTGAACACGGGCGGGACGGCCGGCATCGCGCTGGCGACGACGCCGGGCGATGGATTCACCCAGCAGTCCTTCGAGTACTTCGCGCTCGGCAATGGCTGCCAGATGGTGGACGCAAACAGGAAGGTAACGCTCGACAGCCCGCAGTGCGTGAACACCTTCCGCTTCTACAACGACCTGGCCAGCAAATACTCGCTCAAGGGAAACCAGGACGTCGACACCACGCGCGCGAACTACTTCGCCGGCAAGACGGCGATGGTGGTGTGGTCGTCGTTCCTGCTCGACGAACTGGCCGGATTGCGAAACGACGCGTTGCCGACCTGCCCCGAATGCAAGGCCGACCCGACCTTCCTGGCCAAGAACACCGGTGTCATCGGTCCGGTCAGCGGTCCTGACGGGCAGCCGGCGCAGTTCGGCCAGGTGGTGTCCTGGGCGATCACGCGCGACGCGAACAAGCCCGCGACGAAGAAGTTCGTCGAGTACATGATGAATGACGGTTACGCCGACTGGCTCGCGCTCGCCCCCGAGGGCAAGGTGCCGGTCCGCAAGGGCACCGCCGACGACCCGCAGAAGTTCGTGAAGGCGTGGGGCGGGCTCACCGCCGGCGTCGACAAGAAGATGCCGCTGAGCAGCATCTACTCCGCCGACGTCATCAACTCGATTCTCAGCGGTCCGGACCGGTTCGACCGCTGGGGCTTCCCGCAGGGCCAGGGCGCGTTGGTCGGCGCCACCCTCGGCGAACTGCCCGTGCCCAAGGCCATCAACGCGATGGTCAACGGGGGCTCGCCGGAGAAGGCGGGCAAGGACGCCACCGCGGCGGTCGAGGAAATCGCGAAGTCGCTCAAATGA
- a CDS encoding carbohydrate ABC transporter permease, whose product MAVRTRTLRQQDARTGLGLITPTVAMVVLVLVVPIVWAFALAFQDIRLINIRYAGFFGRYTLDNFISVLTAPGFWQALRTTVLYALGSTAGSIAVGLVAAIAVRRPFRGRSLVRGLILLPYVAPVVAVTFVWTVMLNPQFGIVNDWGTRFLGWSEAIPFLSQSSTALLTVIAFEIWRYYPFAFLFLTARLQAVPKDSEEAARVDGATPLQSFRHILWPQLVPTIAVLFVLRFIFTFNKFDDVYLLTGGGSGTEVVSVRVFDYLTSRKDVGAACAQAVVLAGVLVIFLLIQRRATRRWEGDSQ is encoded by the coding sequence ATGGCAGTACGCACGCGAACTCTGCGTCAGCAGGACGCGCGCACCGGGCTCGGCCTGATAACACCCACGGTGGCGATGGTCGTGCTGGTGCTCGTGGTCCCGATAGTCTGGGCCTTCGCCCTAGCATTTCAAGATATCCGGCTGATCAACATTCGCTACGCCGGGTTCTTCGGACGATACACGTTGGACAACTTCATCAGCGTGCTCACAGCACCCGGCTTCTGGCAGGCGCTACGCACCACCGTCCTATACGCCCTTGGCTCTACCGCCGGGTCGATCGCGGTGGGCCTGGTCGCGGCAATCGCGGTCCGGCGCCCCTTCCGGGGACGGTCCCTCGTACGAGGCCTGATCTTGCTGCCTTACGTCGCCCCGGTCGTCGCGGTCACGTTTGTGTGGACGGTCATGCTCAACCCCCAGTTCGGCATCGTCAACGACTGGGGCACGCGCTTCCTCGGTTGGAGCGAGGCCATCCCGTTCCTGTCTCAGTCCTCCACCGCGCTGCTGACGGTCATCGCGTTCGAAATCTGGCGCTACTATCCGTTCGCGTTCCTGTTCCTAACAGCGCGGCTGCAGGCCGTGCCGAAGGACAGCGAAGAAGCCGCGCGCGTAGACGGCGCGACACCCCTGCAGAGCTTCCGGCATATCCTGTGGCCGCAACTCGTGCCCACGATCGCCGTGCTGTTCGTGCTGCGATTCATCTTCACGTTCAACAAGTTCGACGATGTCTACCTGCTCACCGGCGGAGGATCCGGCACCGAGGTCGTCAGCGTTCGCGTCTTCGACTACCTCACCTCGCGAAAGGACGTGGGCGCTGCCTGCGCCCAGGCAGTCGTGCTGGCCGGTGTGCTCGTGATATTCCTGCTCATCCAGCGCCGAGCCACCCGCCGGTGGGAAGGAGACTCTCAGTGA
- a CDS encoding carbohydrate ABC transporter permease has protein sequence MTTLTGAEPAARPADPETPRRPGRRWTRDSIETLALRVLRWVVIALLVLASVLPFYYMLMLSVRSIQDLLLDPGRIWVDPAKISLDAYRRVLRSVADGGQGFLTLIRNSLLVSVGTVIITLAASIPGAYAISRLAFRGRRQVSALFVGVYFFPSIIVAVPLFVLFARLGLRGSLFGLALVYVAHTIPVTIYMLRGYFDTIPVSLEEAALLDGCGRLGVIRRVSLPLAMPAVMATGLYVCMIAWNEFLFALLFLVQDRDRWTVSLGLAQLSGSIEVPTTVLMAGSVVLTIPIIALFFASERLLVEGLSAGAEKG, from the coding sequence GTGACGACCCTGACCGGCGCCGAGCCGGCCGCTCGTCCCGCCGACCCGGAGACCCCGAGGCGGCCCGGGCGTCGGTGGACGCGAGACAGCATCGAGACCCTTGCCCTGCGCGTGCTGCGGTGGGTGGTCATCGCGTTGCTCGTGCTGGCCTCCGTGCTGCCGTTCTACTACATGCTCATGCTGTCCGTGCGCAGCATCCAGGACCTCCTACTCGACCCGGGTCGAATCTGGGTGGACCCCGCCAAGATCTCGCTCGACGCCTACCGTCGCGTGCTCCGCTCGGTCGCCGACGGCGGACAGGGATTCCTCACCCTGATAAGAAACAGCCTGCTCGTGTCGGTCGGGACCGTGATCATTACGCTGGCGGCGTCGATCCCCGGGGCGTACGCCATCAGTCGTCTCGCCTTCCGCGGACGCCGTCAAGTGAGCGCCCTTTTCGTTGGGGTCTATTTCTTTCCGTCGATCATCGTTGCCGTCCCGCTGTTCGTCCTCTTCGCTCGACTCGGACTACGCGGAAGTCTCTTCGGCCTGGCGCTCGTCTACGTCGCCCACACCATCCCCGTCACCATCTACATGCTCCGAGGGTATTTCGACACGATCCCAGTCAGCCTCGAAGAGGCGGCTCTCCTCGATGGTTGCGGTCGGCTCGGGGTAATCCGGCGGGTCAGCCTGCCGCTGGCCATGCCTGCCGTCATGGCCACCGGGCTATACGTCTGCATGATCGCCTGGAACGAGTTCTTGTTCGCATTGCTATTCCTCGTGCAGGACCGCGACCGTTGGACCGTGTCCCTCGGGCTCGCGCAGCTGTCCGGCAGCATCGAGGTGCCCACTACCGTGCTGATGGCTGGGTCCGTGGTGTTAACTATTCCAATCATCGCGTTGTTCTTCGCGTCGGAACGGCTGCTCGTCGAGGGGCTCAGCGCGGGCGCCGAGAAGGGATGA
- a CDS encoding ROK family transcriptional regulator codes for MAPGRPSNSAGHLLQFFRDGRVGTRRELGEITELSRSTVAARIDALVSAGYLREGGIASSSGGRPPTLLTFEDRTPTILAADLDVTHARVAVTDASGEILAEQVVDSRIAAGPQSVLPEVCDRFDALLEKAGRGRDSVCGIGMGVPGPVDFEAARVVRPPIMPGWHDFPVREEMSRRFDVPLYLDNDANMMALGEHRVVFPDEKSLLFIKVGTGLGAGIVVDGGVLRGVDGAEGDIGHVRISGSAAQCACGATGCLAASASGAAMARQLRDLGFKALTSRDVISFVSAGEPAAVSIVRRAGLLVGEVLATAISLINPRVLVIGGDLADTGEHFLRGVHESLLQRTQPLATRRLLVTTSALGDRAGIAGAVVMVRDQVFSPEEVDRRLSAMAAERTKATAGS; via the coding sequence GTGGCTCCGGGGCGGCCGTCAAACAGCGCTGGCCATCTGCTGCAGTTCTTCCGGGACGGGCGAGTCGGCACACGACGCGAGCTCGGCGAGATCACCGAGCTCTCCCGATCCACTGTGGCCGCCCGCATCGACGCGTTGGTCAGTGCCGGTTACCTGCGCGAGGGGGGCATCGCTTCGTCGTCGGGCGGTCGGCCGCCAACGCTGCTGACCTTCGAGGACCGCACCCCGACCATCCTCGCCGCCGACCTCGACGTCACGCACGCCCGCGTGGCGGTCACCGATGCCAGTGGGGAGATCCTTGCAGAGCAGGTCGTCGACAGTCGTATCGCAGCCGGGCCGCAATCCGTGCTGCCCGAGGTGTGCGACCGGTTCGACGCCCTGCTGGAGAAAGCAGGGCGAGGCAGGGACAGTGTGTGCGGCATCGGGATGGGTGTCCCGGGCCCAGTGGACTTCGAGGCTGCCCGCGTGGTGCGCCCACCGATCATGCCCGGCTGGCACGACTTCCCGGTACGGGAGGAGATGTCGCGGCGTTTCGACGTGCCGTTGTACCTCGACAACGACGCCAACATGATGGCTCTGGGGGAGCATCGCGTCGTCTTCCCCGACGAAAAGTCCTTGCTGTTCATCAAGGTGGGCACCGGGCTGGGTGCCGGGATCGTCGTGGACGGCGGCGTCCTCCGTGGCGTCGACGGTGCCGAAGGTGACATCGGGCACGTGCGCATCAGCGGCAGCGCCGCACAGTGTGCGTGCGGGGCAACCGGCTGCCTCGCAGCCAGCGCAAGCGGTGCGGCAATGGCTCGCCAGCTGCGCGACCTCGGGTTCAAAGCCCTCACGAGCCGCGACGTCATCTCGTTCGTCTCCGCCGGAGAACCCGCGGCGGTCTCGATCGTCCGTCGAGCCGGCCTGCTCGTGGGCGAGGTGCTCGCCACCGCGATCAGCCTGATCAACCCCCGCGTGCTCGTGATCGGCGGCGACCTGGCCGACACCGGCGAGCACTTCCTCCGTGGTGTGCACGAGTCGCTCCTGCAACGGACCCAGCCACTCGCCACTCGGCGGCTGCTTGTCACCACAAGCGCTCTCGGTGATCGGGCCGGGATCGCGGGCGCCGTTGTCATGGTGCGCGACCAGGTGTTCAGCCCGGAGGAGGTCGATCGTCGGCTGAGTGCCATGGCTGCGGAGCGAACGAAAGCCACCGCTGGCTCCTGA